Proteins encoded together in one Acidimicrobiales bacterium window:
- the holA gene encoding DNA polymerase III subunit delta — MSRPIVVIVGDDDALVTEALRGAVEEALGGEDRALALEELTEEEYRLEDGFEIARLVDAAQTPPFLTGRRVVVGRHVGRFGTKDAVAPLVAYLDAPLDSTSLVVVWEKGSMPAQSRLNPLPASLAEAVAGAGGEVRRCGTGRGRDADRWLEDRLDIAAVELDRPARNLVVRRLGEDRARIVPLLDTLAAVFGIGAAVGVSDVEPFLGTGGDVAPWDLTDAIDAGDVPKSLDCLARMLDAGGRHPLAVMASLHGHFGRLLRLDGADVRNEVEVADVLGIKGFPAKKALQISRRIGPGRVARAIRLIAAADLDLRGRSAWPPELVVEVLVARLASLARR; from the coding sequence GTGAGCCGACCCATCGTGGTCATCGTGGGAGATGATGATGCCTTGGTCACTGAAGCCCTCCGGGGGGCCGTAGAGGAAGCTCTGGGCGGCGAGGATCGTGCTCTGGCCCTCGAGGAGTTGACTGAGGAGGAGTACCGCCTTGAGGATGGCTTCGAGATCGCGCGCCTGGTGGACGCCGCCCAGACACCGCCGTTTCTCACCGGTCGACGGGTGGTAGTCGGACGCCACGTGGGCCGCTTCGGGACGAAGGACGCAGTGGCCCCCCTCGTCGCCTACCTGGACGCCCCGTTGGATAGCACCTCATTGGTCGTCGTCTGGGAGAAGGGGAGCATGCCGGCCCAGTCCCGGCTCAACCCGCTGCCCGCATCGCTGGCCGAGGCGGTGGCCGGTGCCGGGGGCGAGGTCCGTAGGTGCGGGACGGGTCGGGGGCGAGACGCCGATCGGTGGTTGGAGGATCGGCTGGACATTGCTGCCGTTGAGTTGGACCGACCGGCCAGGAACCTGGTGGTCCGACGTCTGGGCGAGGATCGGGCCCGGATCGTGCCCCTGCTGGACACGCTGGCTGCGGTGTTCGGGATCGGTGCGGCCGTGGGGGTGTCCGACGTGGAACCGTTCCTGGGCACGGGGGGCGACGTGGCGCCGTGGGATCTGACGGACGCCATCGACGCCGGTGACGTCCCAAAGTCTCTGGACTGCCTAGCCAGGATGCTGGACGCCGGTGGGCGGCATCCTCTGGCCGTGATGGCGTCGCTGCACGGGCACTTCGGTCGGCTGCTACGCCTCGACGGGGCGGATGTTCGTAATGAGGTGGAGGTCGCCGACGTGTTAGGGATCAAAGGTTTCCCAGCCAAGAAGGCGCTGCAGATCAGTCGCCGCATAGGCCCGGGGAGGGTGGCCCGGGCGATTCGACTGATAGCGGCCGCCGATCTGGACTTGCGGGGACGTTCGGCCTGGCCGCCAGAATTGGTGGTTGAGGTGTTGGTGGCCCGGTTGGCGAGCCTGGCCCGGCGCTGA
- the lepA gene encoding translation elongation factor 4, whose product MDLSRLRNTSIIAHIDHGKSTLADRMLELCGAVDPREMRAQYLDSMDLERERGITIKLQSVRLDWKDTVINLIDTPGHVDFGYEVSRSLAACEGVILVVDAAQGIEAQTLANCYLALENDLEIVAALNKIDLPAAEPDRYAEEIEKVLGITAEDILHISAKTGEGVAELLDAVVERTSPPVGDPSAPLQALVFDSHFDQYRGVVSSIRVVNGHLDRTASLRFMQAGAVHEVDEIGVRRPDMTPVDGLGPGEVGYLLAGIKDVAEARSGETVTTSRHGADSPLEGYREPQPMVFSGLYPIDGDEFNDLREALEKLRLNDSSFTYEPETSGALGFGFRCGFLGLLHMEIVRERLEREFDLSLITTAPSVVYRVTTTSGERLEIDNPCDLPSTTEMARIEEPFLLAAIITPTDFTGTLMELCQERRGDLEGLSYLSPERVELKYHLPLAEVVIDFFDQMKSRTQGYASLDYEPEGYRESDLVRVDILLHGDPVDAFSTVVHRSAAEVYGRKMTTKLKELIPRQQFEVPIQAAIGGRVISRATVRAFRKDVTAKLYGGDITRKRKLLEKQKEGKKKMKSIGRVDVPQEAFISALKLYD is encoded by the coding sequence ATGGACCTCTCGCGGCTGCGCAACACCTCAATCATCGCCCACATCGATCACGGCAAGTCCACGCTCGCCGATCGGATGTTGGAGCTCTGCGGTGCTGTCGATCCGCGCGAGATGCGGGCCCAGTACCTGGACTCCATGGACTTGGAGCGGGAACGGGGCATCACCATCAAGCTCCAGAGCGTTCGCCTGGACTGGAAAGACACGGTAATAAACCTGATCGACACCCCCGGCCACGTGGACTTCGGCTACGAGGTAAGCCGGTCGCTGGCCGCCTGCGAGGGGGTAATCCTGGTCGTGGACGCCGCCCAGGGGATCGAGGCCCAGACCCTGGCCAACTGCTACTTAGCGCTTGAGAACGACTTAGAGATCGTGGCTGCGTTGAACAAGATCGACCTACCGGCCGCCGAGCCCGACCGGTACGCCGAGGAGATTGAGAAGGTCCTCGGCATTACTGCCGAGGATATTCTTCACATCAGTGCCAAGACGGGCGAGGGGGTGGCCGAGCTACTGGACGCCGTGGTGGAGCGGACCTCGCCACCAGTCGGGGACCCCAGCGCTCCACTCCAGGCCCTGGTCTTTGACAGCCACTTTGACCAGTACCGCGGGGTGGTGTCGTCCATCCGGGTGGTGAACGGCCACTTGGATAGGACGGCTTCGCTGCGCTTCATGCAGGCTGGGGCGGTCCATGAGGTCGATGAGATTGGGGTGCGTCGCCCGGACATGACGCCGGTGGACGGCCTCGGCCCCGGCGAGGTGGGGTACCTGCTGGCCGGCATCAAGGACGTGGCCGAGGCCCGGTCCGGAGAGACGGTGACTACCAGCCGACACGGTGCCGACTCACCGCTGGAGGGCTACCGGGAACCCCAGCCCATGGTGTTCAGCGGGCTCTACCCGATCGATGGCGACGAGTTCAATGATCTCCGAGAGGCCTTAGAGAAACTCCGCCTAAACGACTCCAGCTTCACCTATGAACCCGAGACCTCTGGGGCGCTCGGGTTCGGCTTCCGGTGTGGCTTTCTGGGGCTACTTCACATGGAGATCGTTCGCGAGCGTCTGGAGCGGGAGTTCGATCTCAGCCTCATCACCACCGCCCCGTCGGTGGTGTACCGGGTAACTACGACATCGGGTGAGCGGCTGGAGATCGACAACCCGTGTGACCTACCGTCGACGACCGAGATGGCCCGCATCGAGGAGCCATTCCTTCTGGCCGCCATCATTACGCCTACCGACTTCACGGGCACACTCATGGAACTCTGCCAGGAGCGACGGGGTGACTTGGAGGGCCTGTCTTACTTGTCGCCCGAGCGAGTTGAACTCAAGTACCACCTTCCTCTGGCTGAGGTGGTCATTGACTTCTTTGATCAGATGAAGAGCCGCACCCAGGGCTACGCCAGCCTGGACTACGAGCCCGAGGGCTACCGCGAGTCGGACCTGGTTCGGGTGGACATCCTGCTCCACGGCGATCCGGTGGACGCCTTCTCGACGGTGGTCCACCGATCTGCGGCCGAGGTCTACGGGCGAAAGATGACAACCAAACTTAAGGAGCTCATCCCGCGCCAGCAGTTCGAGGTGCCCATTCAGGCGGCTATTGGGGGACGGGTCATCTCCCGGGCGACGGTCCGGGCGTTCCGAAAGGACGTAACGGCCAAACTCTACGGAGGCGACATCACCCGAAAGCGCAAGCTGCTAGAGAAGCAGAAAGAGGGTAAGAAGAAGATGAAGTCCATCGGACGGGTCGACGTGCCCCAGGAGGCCTTCATCTCGGCACTCAAACTCTACGACTGA
- the hrcA gene encoding heat-inducible transcriptional repressor HrcA: protein MADSICSVLEDRKATILSAVVEEYIKTALPVGSARIAGSHEIDVSSATVRNELANLEEQGYLMQPHTSAGRVPTEKAYRFFVDRIDGPGTLDAADREQVQAFFRRSHREMEQMLAETSNLLADLTGSAAVVLAPDRDQQEVRSVQVVGLTRDLALLVLVMANGTVEKHTLELDEEAADPSEATLAVAAAHLSGALIGRRLQAVDRAPVTGEPAVDAVLETVSDILAERSARVERAWVGGRAQVAAAFGEVERVREVLDILERQFVVVSLVRDVIDRGLSVAIGTETGLEPLTDCSVVVAPYEIEGQTAGSIGVLGPTRMDYTQALATVAVVGRRLGDRLTEG from the coding sequence GTGGCCGATAGCATCTGCTCCGTGTTGGAGGACCGCAAGGCGACCATCCTGAGCGCCGTCGTCGAGGAGTACATCAAGACGGCACTGCCGGTGGGCTCGGCCCGGATCGCCGGCTCGCATGAGATCGACGTCTCCTCGGCCACTGTCCGCAACGAGTTGGCCAACCTCGAGGAGCAGGGGTACCTGATGCAGCCCCATACCTCGGCGGGCCGGGTGCCAACCGAGAAGGCCTACCGATTCTTCGTGGATCGGATCGACGGCCCGGGCACCCTGGACGCCGCCGACCGGGAGCAGGTGCAGGCGTTCTTCCGTCGGTCGCACCGGGAGATGGAGCAGATGCTGGCGGAGACCAGCAACCTGTTGGCTGACCTGACGGGGAGCGCGGCCGTGGTCCTTGCCCCCGACCGTGACCAGCAGGAGGTTCGTTCGGTCCAGGTAGTCGGCCTGACCCGGGATCTGGCCCTCTTGGTACTGGTCATGGCCAACGGCACGGTTGAGAAACACACCCTGGAACTGGACGAGGAGGCCGCCGACCCTTCGGAGGCCACCCTGGCGGTGGCGGCCGCCCACCTCTCCGGAGCACTCATCGGCCGCCGGCTACAGGCCGTCGACCGAGCACCGGTGACCGGCGAACCAGCAGTAGACGCCGTACTCGAAACGGTGTCAGACATCCTGGCCGAGCGGTCGGCGCGGGTCGAACGGGCTTGGGTGGGTGGCCGGGCCCAGGTGGCGGCGGCCTTTGGCGAGGTTGAGAGAGTTCGCGAGGTGTTGGACATCTTGGAACGCCAGTTCGTGGTGGTCAGCCTGGTCCGTGACGTAATTGACCGGGGTTTGAGCGTGGCCATCGGAACTGAGACCGGGCTGGAGCCGCTGACGGACTGTTCCGTGGTCGTGGCGCCTTACGAGATTGAGGGCCAGACGGCGGGCTCGATCGGGGTGCTCGGACCGACCCGCATGGACTACACGCAGGCCCTGGCCACAGTGGCCGTGGTGGGACGCCGTCTCGGCGATCGTCTTACCGAGGGCTGA
- the dnaJ gene encoding molecular chaperone DnaJ, with amino-acid sequence MTRDHYEVLGVSPDASPEAVKRAYRRLARQHHPDANQGDEGAEAEFKSVAAAYEVLSDPDRRRNYDRFGHDGPSTGMTGDPFGGIGDIFESFFGGGFGGAGGRRSGPTTGEDLQTTIEVELEDAVFGSEEEITVRTAVACADCEATGSAPGTSVERCGGCSGTGHVQRVRQSLLGQMVTTTSCPTCGGRGEVISDPCGACRGEGRRVEEQSFTVNVRAGVDEGTTLRLSGRGAVGPRGGPAGDLYVHVRIRPHAVFERHGSDLMHRLHLPVTQAALGVELDYKTLDGTEILRIPAGTQGGERFRFRDHGVPHLQGRGRGDLVVEVVVDTPIDLTAEEEEILRSLAAERGEAVAEPGDGLLSRIRSAFR; translated from the coding sequence GTGACGCGAGACCACTACGAGGTCCTGGGCGTTTCCCCGGACGCCAGCCCGGAGGCAGTGAAGCGGGCCTACCGGCGCCTGGCCCGCCAGCACCACCCCGATGCCAACCAGGGCGATGAGGGAGCGGAAGCCGAGTTCAAGTCAGTAGCCGCCGCCTACGAGGTGCTCTCCGATCCGGACCGCCGCCGAAACTACGACCGGTTCGGCCACGACGGACCATCGACCGGAATGACCGGTGATCCCTTCGGGGGCATCGGCGACATTTTCGAGTCGTTCTTCGGCGGTGGCTTTGGCGGGGCCGGAGGGCGCCGATCGGGTCCGACGACTGGCGAGGACCTCCAGACGACGATCGAGGTTGAGCTGGAGGACGCCGTGTTCGGCTCTGAGGAGGAGATCACGGTCCGGACGGCCGTGGCGTGCGCAGACTGCGAGGCCACTGGTTCGGCACCCGGTACCTCGGTAGAGCGGTGCGGAGGCTGCTCGGGTACTGGCCACGTCCAACGGGTCCGCCAGTCACTGCTGGGCCAGATGGTGACCACCACGTCGTGTCCGACCTGTGGTGGGCGAGGAGAGGTCATCTCGGACCCCTGTGGTGCGTGCCGGGGCGAGGGTCGCCGGGTAGAGGAGCAGTCGTTCACCGTCAACGTTCGGGCCGGGGTCGACGAGGGTACGACTCTGCGGCTTAGCGGTCGAGGGGCGGTGGGGCCGCGTGGCGGCCCGGCCGGCGACCTTTACGTGCACGTGAGGATCCGTCCCCACGCCGTGTTCGAGCGCCATGGCAGTGACCTCATGCATCGGTTGCACCTGCCGGTAACCCAGGCGGCACTCGGCGTGGAACTGGACTACAAGACGCTAGATGGGACCGAGATACTCCGGATCCCCGCCGGGACACAGGGCGGTGAACGGTTCCGTTTCCGAGACCATGGCGTCCCCCACCTCCAGGGACGTGGTCGCGGCGATCTCGTGGTCGAGGTGGTGGTGGACACCCCCATCGACTTGACCGCCGAGGAAGAGGAGATCCTGCGTTCCCTGGCCGCCGAACGCGGTGAGGCGGTGGCCGAACCAGGTGATGGCCTGCTGTCCAGGATCCGCTCAGCTTTCCGATGA
- the rpsT gene encoding 30S ribosomal protein S20, producing MANIKSQIKRNRQTEKRRLRNRSVRAELKTRIRSAVEAAESGENVAEATAVAMKRIDRAGDRRILHPNAAARRKSRLQKRLNGLSG from the coding sequence GTGGCCAACATCAAGAGCCAGATCAAGCGCAACCGTCAGACAGAAAAGCGCCGGCTGCGCAACCGTTCTGTGCGTGCCGAGTTGAAGACCCGTATCCGAAGCGCTGTCGAGGCCGCTGAGTCGGGCGAGAACGTGGCCGAGGCCACCGCAGTCGCCATGAAGCGGATCGACAGGGCCGGCGATCGTCGGATCCTGCACCCCAACGCCGCCGCCCGTCGCAAGTCGCGACTCCAGAAACGCCTTAACGGCCTTTCCGGCTGA